The following nucleotide sequence is from Corylus avellana chromosome ca7, CavTom2PMs-1.0.
cttattttaaaaggtGCATTAACCCATTGACtaacaaatttaaatgcatGCAACCAGAACATGTTAATCACATAGATAGTGAGAACTGATCATTTTTAATAGGACACTTGTACTCGacataaaattaaagaattagagtaaaagattttgatcaatttaattaaataaatcgagttataattgattataattttttatccgTACATACCCTGACATGAGCTATACCCCAGTACGAATTACTGCCATATAAACAATTCCCGACAAACCAAAACACGCCACGTGTCATTCAACTacgttatttttttatttgcttttccTTGCCCCAACCTTTACGGCTTCACTGTTCTAGGTTCTTAATCCAAAGATTCCTCCCCAAAAGCCGAAATTCCAGGCCCTCAAAGcagttttataacaaaaaagctctttttttttttttttcttgtttttttgcaAGTCAAAAAGCTCTTCCTTTGTTTCTTTAGCTTCTGTTTGAAACCCTTTTACCATCTGTCTTAGCTTCAGAGTAGGGAAATTTCAACATGGGAAATGCCTTGAGGTTACTATGCGGGCAATGTTGCAAGCCCACCGCAGCTGGGGACTCCGAATCACTCGGACATCATGGTGTATCGGCGACCAACGTCGGCGTATCGGCTCTCGCCCAGCATCTCCTCCACTTTGAGATTACCTCCCAGGTTTGTTGGAGTTTCATTGGGTTTGATGTAGAATAAAAAGTCAGAAATCAAGATGAATGATCCCCAGTCCTTAAATTTCAGTtctttgacccttttttttcaaGTCTAAGCTGTTTAGCTACTCTGTTTTtcgtttatatatttatttgtagctttaattttcttagaaaaaagacttgtcaagaaattttaaaattaaacaccTATAATATGTATAGTACTTGATTGGCTTTATCAGGTTGGAATGAAATATTTCTCCGAGAATTTTCTTTCGAAATTGTAGTGGATCCCAGGTTTCTCTTTCCTTGAATTTTCCAACAGTGCTTTCATTTTGGGTTATTGCTGCCATAATTCAAGCAAGTTTCAAGTTtttgttgccttttattttcCGGATATTCCTAGAAATGTtgaattattatgataatcatatcTGGCAATGGCTGATTGAAGCATAAAGGGATGATTTTTTTGAGCTAATTAGGTATCTGTATAAGCTTAATTTCCATCCTGTTaaatcaaattgttttttttcttcaatctttTAAGGTCCCGGAAGGACTCAGCAAGCATGTCGTCTCGTCCAGGAAGGCTCAAGCTAATTGGTAAGTAGCACGCGATCTATCTCAACGGTCTATTatcaaaaataaactaaatgtTCCTGGTgaaatcaaatatccattttgttGACTGAAATTCTTATATATTTGGAAAGAATTAGAAACAGGAGTGATGAATGTGCTTGAATGTACAactttttttctcttaacagTCTACATTTTGAGAATATATGAAGGTACAGAAAACTAGTAGAGGCATGGAGGGAAACAAAACCCCCTCCAAGAACACCTGAAGAAGCTGCTAGACTTATCATTGGGACTCTGAACAGACACCAAAAAGAAGATGTTGAGGTACAATAAAAGAACTGGCACAACATAGAACATGTTTCATAATACATAGAACTACATGGAAGGAAACAACAAACATTCTCTTTTTGTCTATTATTAGGGTTTATTGACTTTCTATGGTCTCCCTCTTCCTCATACCCTTGTCGAACTTACTTCTGGGGTCCCAACATCATTGCCTGCAGGCGTAAAGTATGAATTTGAGACGTTGCCAGTAAGAGCTATGCCCTTTTTCAGAGTTAATGTTGCCatgattagttatatttagaGTTGGCGGGGTTTGATTGACTGAATCATTCGAATTAAAATAGGTTGATGCAAGAGCTGTAGCAGATGGAGATGGTATGACGGTGTATATTAGTACAACAGACCCCCGGGAATCATCGTGCATTCCTAGTGATGTACAAATGGCAGCTGTCCAAAGATCAGAAGCACGTGCTGAGAAGAATTATGCAGAGGTTAAAGCACTTCATAAAAGAATTATTGATTCTGGATATAGGTTAGTCATCTAACTTCCTAGATATAGGCTTTGGCTAGAGACTAATTAGATTTGGTTCTAGTTTTGAGGACGGGGATTGCGTTCAATTAGGACATCCCTATAAGAGTCTACTCATACCTCACCTGCTTGAGTAGGTATTTAAGCAGCTTGAGCAGGTGAGGCCTGAATAGGATTTCACGTGGGTTATCCAGTGCAATAGGGCAACCCAATTGTATGAGTTCTAAATCCCAGTTTTGATTATAGGTTCATAATTGTTTTCTGTCACCCAGGGTactgaattttcaaaataatgagGAGATCCTTGCTCGTAAGTGTAGAATTCGACTAAGGTAAGATTGCCTGGCTCATATGGCTCACTAGCTAAATCTTTTTGGCAATGAATAATAGTTTGAGAACAGGGGAATAGATGCACCAGAGAATTCAATGCCATATGGGGAGGAAGCAAAGGAAGAGCTGACTAATATTGTTCAGGGAAAGTGTTTGAGAGTGCTTGTTTACGGTGAAGATCGATATGGCCGCTGCGTAGGTGATGTATATTGCAATGGCAAATTCGTGCAGGTACTGTTTCCCTCAAAATTGGTCTCTTTTGAACCTCTTTACTAATGAGCtaaattatctttcttttttttttttcttttttttattttttttattttatcactcTTAACAGGAATTAATGCTCAAGAAAGGGCTTGCATGGCACTACACAGACTACGACCAACGCCCAGAATTTGCAAAAGTTAGAAATTATCTTTACTTCATTCATGTAATTTCAATGTTAAGCCTCTCTTAACTTGATTCTCTATATGTGTAATAACAGTGGGAAAAAGATGCCCGAGCTAAGCGAGTTGGGCTGTGGGCTTTATCGAATCCTGAGAAGCCATGGCAATGGAGAAAAGACAAACGCGAAGGGAGATAGTGTTGTCctttctctttgtctctctttctctctctctctctctctgtttaacCACTTGAGCTAAGCAAGTGAAAACCATAGTGAAAAATATGGACTTGCATCCAAGAGCAGGGATGGCTtgaaaaatggagaaagaaCTTGTAAATacgcttcttcttttcttttctttttttttttgtaagtttataaatacgctttgtttgtttgtttgttcttgTTGTAACCCATCGCGTTTAGCACCATGCGTTGGATGTGGTAACTTAAAATTTGAAGTCATAACTGAAGTGAGAATTGACTCTGTTTCTTAATGCTGAAGACCAGCATTCTTATTGGTATGACCAAAGGTTATTTTGGCTAACCCTGtatccaaaataatttttctttcttgaaaatattaagtatgtaatcaaatttttatttataaatctattattattaagtaataaaattatgaaaagagTACATATACCCCTCAAAATGGAGGTGAATGGTCGAGTTGATTAGAGTTGTTAAAATCTACTACTACTCCTAAAATGCAATGAgtcaatattttcttcatatttgactcatctcattttacaaattaatcattagatttgtagacttatgtgaaCCCCATATAAGTTAATGATAAacttcacaaatctaatagttaatttattaaatttatagaagaGTATGAAtcaaatatgagaaatttatgcaattagtaaaaattattaacaacgCATTCATATAACATTTTTAAGGTAAGTGAAGGTGGTTAATAACCACATCAGcatacaataatatatgtatatgtaaaCAAATTCACgaaataatattgttttggtATCTAATATTCTAGTGTTTTTTAAGTAGTGATACTATGCATGCCAGCGTGAGTGCACGGTGCCTCACGTTGGTGTGAACAGTAACCAAAAGTTAttgtttcaacatttttttaatattttgttagtTACTGTTTACTCTAGCGTGAGACACTATGCACTTGCGCAATATCACCGCTCAGtgtttttattgtcttttccctttctctttctttgctgTAAATACTGTCTACTTTGTTGTCATATTTGCACAATAAGTGAGCTGACGCCTGACGGCAAAGTCAGTCTATTTGCTCATGGAAATTTAAAATATGTtg
It contains:
- the LOC132187010 gene encoding staphylococcal-like nuclease CAN2, whose amino-acid sequence is MGNALRLLCGQCCKPTAAGDSESLGHHGVSATNVGVSALAQHLLHFEITSQVPEGLSKHVVSSRKAQANWYRKLVEAWRETKPPPRTPEEAARLIIGTLNRHQKEDVEGLLTFYGLPLPHTLVELTSGVPTSLPAGVKYEFETLPVDARAVADGDGMTVYISTTDPRESSCIPSDVQMAAVQRSEARAEKNYAEVKALHKRIIDSGYRVLNFQNNEEILARKCRIRLRGIDAPENSMPYGEEAKEELTNIVQGKCLRVLVYGEDRYGRCVGDVYCNGKFVQELMLKKGLAWHYTDYDQRPEFAKWEKDARAKRVGLWALSNPEKPWQWRKDKREGR